The Bacteroidales bacterium sequence CATCCAATGGCTTTTTGTATAAAAAATTCTTTAGAATCAGAGCATTTATTAATATTTGAAAACAACAAACAGGTATCAGTATCTTTTTTATAATTTAATTGAAAAAGCAAAGCTGACCTTTTTAACCAGATATTATCTGAGTTTATCCATTTTTTGTTTGTTGTGGGAATCATTTCGGGGAATTTTTTAAAATAATTACCTGCTAACCTGCATGCAATATTATCAACAGTATCCCACCATGATTTTGTGAGAATAATATATTCGTATAAATTAAGAGTTTCTTTATTAATATTCTTTAACTGGCTTGTTAGTATATCAATGGCAAAATATTGAAATTCACGTTGAGGAAGCTCCCAAAAATATTTGATAATATAAGTTGTTTCCTTATTATCCGAATTTTTACATTTTTTAATAAATTCTTTACTTATATTTTTTCGCAAAGGTGTTTTTATTCCAAGATATTCAAATTTATTTCTCATATATTTTTTCATCCACATTGCATTTTCAGGGTTTGCATGGGAATGAAATAGTTTTACCAGATTTGTTATATCATTATTTTCCATTGTTGAAAGTTTAAGTAATGTTTGTAAGAAAACTCCTATATTGTCATTTCTATAGACAATCATCAATATATTTTTAAAATATTTTGCTAATTATTAATAATTGTATCATTATTTTTTTATATTTTCAAAAATTCTCTTGTATTTTTGTATTAAAACTAATTAAAATATAATTACTAATGAAAAATATAATTGTACCTCTTGATTTTTCTGATGATTCATTAAATGGATTAGATTTTGCAATAATTATTGCTGAAAAACTAAAAGCAAATATTTACATGATATTTGTTCAAAGAAAAAGAAGTAGTTTTCAAACTTTTTCTAAAGATGATGAATATAATTATGCAAAAGATAAATTTGAAAATATTTTAGAAACCTATAAAAATAAAATCAGCACAGATATTAAGATTGAATATGTAATAAAAAGTGGGAAAATTTATAAAGAAGTTGTTGATTTTACATCTGAAGTTCAGGAACCGTTAATTATAACAGCTACACATGGAAGTTCGGGATTTGAAGAAACCTTTGTTGGAAGTAATGCCCTTAAAATAGTGTCGTATAGTAATTGTCCTGTTGTATTGGTAAGGAACGGAATATTTCCAAAATCAATTAATAAAATTGTTATGCCTCTTGATATGTCTGTTGCGACAAAAGAAAAAGTTCCTGCTACTATAGAAATTGCAAAAGCTTTTGATTCTGAAATTTTCCTTGTTGATATTGCAGCTAAAAAGGGGCATGATATAAGGTTTAGAATGAATCTTGATTCACACGAAGTATCTCATTATCTTAATAAACAAAAAATTCCTCATCAAACAGAATTATTAATTGGACCAAATATTGCCAATGTTATAATTGAACATGTTAAGAAGCTTAATGCAGATTTAATTGTTGGTGTCTCGGAACATGATAAAAAAGTTTCATCTCTGATTGGACCAAATGCTTTACAACTAATTCATAAAACACCTGTGCCAATATTAATTATTCCTTCTGATGAAGAGATGAAGAAGTAGTTTTGTTAATTGGTTGGCTGCAAGTGGGTACAAAACAGAACAGCATGACAGATAAGTACAAAATTGAAATTTAAAATAGACTGATTAAAGAATACAAAGAAGCCATGATAAGTAAGTCAGTGATGAGGGATAAGGAAATAAATAGTAACTTTGACAAATGAAAGAAAATAAAATTGAAAATATAGTTTTAAACGAACCTGTAGTAGAATACGAAGATCTTAGTAGTGGTGTATTGATGGAAAAACCATTTAATCCTACTAAAATTGATATAACCACAAAGGCTCTTACCATAGATTTGCTTATTAAGAGATTAAAAGCCGACCCTATTGAAATTGATTTGTCACCTGAATTTCAAAGGAGAGGAGATTTGTGGGATGAACAGAAACAAAGTCAATTGATAGAATCATTACTTATTAAATTCCCATTACCAGCATTTTACTTTGATGGCTCCGATAATAACAAATGGTTAATTGTTGATGGTTTACAAAGACTAAGTTCATTAAGAAATTTTGTTATTCTAAAAAAGCTAAAACTTAAAGGTCTTGAGTTTTTAACTAAGCTTGAAGGATTTGGGTTTGACGATTTGCCTCGTAATCTTCAACGCCAGATAGAAGAGGCTCAAATAACGGCTTATATAATCAACCCCGGGACACCAGAGGAAGTTAAATTCAATATTTTTAAAAGAATTAATACTGGAGGATTAATACTAAATTCCCAGGAAATTCGTCATGCACTTAATCAAGGAATTCCTGCAACATTTGTTGCTGAATTGTCAGAGTTAAAAGCTTTTAAGGAGGCTACAGGCAATGCAATAAAATCCAACAGAATGCTTGATAGAGAATTTGTTACACGTTTTATTGCTTTCTATTTGCAACCACATACTGAATATGTTCCAGATTTGGATACTTTCATGAATAGGGCAATGTGTGATATAAAAAAGCTTAACGTTCAACAAAGAGATAAAATAAAGAGCAACTTTACCAATTCAATGAAACTGACTAAAAAAATTTTTGACAGTTGGGCTTTCAGAAAGACTGACAAGCATCCCGTTAAGAAAAAACCAATTAATAAAGCCATATTTGAAGTATGGAGTGTATTATTAGCAAAATTAGACGATGATAACAGAGTAAAATTAGAGCATAAAAAACAAATTTTGTTTGAAAAATGGGTAAACCTTAACAAATACGATTCGGTTTTTTTTGACAGCATAACTACATCAACTGGTAATAGATTATGCGTTATCGAACGGTTTTCTAAGATTGATAAAATTATAAAAGAAACATTACAACCATGATATCACAAATTGAAATAAAAAATTTCAAGTCGCTTAAAAAGGTTTCTGTAAAAACCAAAAACCTGAATGTTTTAATGGGGCTTAATGGTATGGGTAAGAGTTCATTTATCCAGATGCTTTTATTGTTAATGCAGAGTGATAAGTTAGAAGAAAGGGTAATTGATTTAAACGGTATATTAGTTCAAATTGGGCAAGGTAGGGACGCTCTATATCAATATGCGGAAGAAGATAATATTGAATTTGGATTGAATTTTGGCTATGACACAGTTGAAAATATCTTTACTAAATATCTTGAAAAAAACAATCAACGTAAAACTCCTGAGCGTTTCGCTATTTTAAAAGAGATTTATTCTACGGATGACACTTTCGATATTGATACTCTATATGATAGAATGAAAACTAAAAATCACCGAGTAAGTCCTGCAACCCTTTACAATACTATCGAACTCCTACTCAACTGCAATCTTGTAATCAAAAATCAATCTAAAGACAATAGGGAGCAATATGAGAAGGCGAAATATCCTGTTTTTAACTGGAAGTTTTTATATCAAAAAGATAAGGACAAATTAACTGCTGAATTTGGATATAGAAAAACAGCTATGGAATTTTTTCGTTCGCAAACCAAAAAATTTCAATATATAAGTGCTGAAAGAATTGGTCCTCAAGATTTATATGAAGCTTCCAGCATAATTGTTTCAGATAAAAAGCAGTTAGGGTTATTAGGTGAATATGCGGCTTATTTCATCAATGTTTTTGGTTCTGAATATAACGTTAAAGAGGAATTAAGGCATCCAAAAGCGACATCCGAAAAATTGAATGCACAATTAAATGCTTGGTTGTCCGAGATTATTTCCCCAGGTGTTTCTCTAAATACCAAATATATCCCAGAGGTTAATAAAGTAATTTTAGATTATCAATTTGATTTAGGAAATTCAAAAACAAATTCGTTTCGACCCAAAAATGTGGGGTTTGGAATATCCTATGTTTTACCCATTGTTCTTGTCTTGCTAACTGCTGAAGAGAATAAAATAATCGTAATTGAAAATCCGGAATCGCATATTCATCCAAGAGGTCAAGCGGAATTGGGTAAGTTAATTTCATTGGCAGCACAAACTGGTGCTCAATTATTTATTGAAACACATAGCGACCATATTTTAAATGGAATTAGAGTAGCTGTAAAAGAAAACAGTATTGATAAAAGCGATG is a genomic window containing:
- a CDS encoding DNA alkylation repair protein — translated: MIVYRNDNIGVFLQTLLKLSTMENNDITNLVKLFHSHANPENAMWMKKYMRNKFEYLGIKTPLRKNISKEFIKKCKNSDNKETTYIIKYFWELPQREFQYFAIDILTSQLKNINKETLNLYEYIILTKSWWDTVDNIACRLAGNYFKKFPEMIPTTNKKWINSDNIWLKRSALLFQLNYKKDTDTCLLFSNINKCSDSKEFFIQKAIGWVLREYSKTDALIVKNFVNNNNLAPLSKREALRLMIVN
- a CDS encoding universal stress protein, with amino-acid sequence MKNIIVPLDFSDDSLNGLDFAIIIAEKLKANIYMIFVQRKRSSFQTFSKDDEYNYAKDKFENILETYKNKISTDIKIEYVIKSGKIYKEVVDFTSEVQEPLIITATHGSSGFEETFVGSNALKIVSYSNCPVVLVRNGIFPKSINKIVMPLDMSVATKEKVPATIEIAKAFDSEIFLVDIAAKKGHDIRFRMNLDSHEVSHYLNKQKIPHQTELLIGPNIANVIIEHVKKLNADLIVGVSEHDKKVSSLIGPNALQLIHKTPVPILIIPSDEEMKK
- a CDS encoding DUF262 domain-containing protein produces the protein MKENKIENIVLNEPVVEYEDLSSGVLMEKPFNPTKIDITTKALTIDLLIKRLKADPIEIDLSPEFQRRGDLWDEQKQSQLIESLLIKFPLPAFYFDGSDNNKWLIVDGLQRLSSLRNFVILKKLKLKGLEFLTKLEGFGFDDLPRNLQRQIEEAQITAYIINPGTPEEVKFNIFKRINTGGLILNSQEIRHALNQGIPATFVAELSELKAFKEATGNAIKSNRMLDREFVTRFIAFYLQPHTEYVPDLDTFMNRAMCDIKKLNVQQRDKIKSNFTNSMKLTKKIFDSWAFRKTDKHPVKKKPINKAIFEVWSVLLAKLDDDNRVKLEHKKQILFEKWVNLNKYDSVFFDSITTSTGNRLCVIERFSKIDKIIKETLQP
- a CDS encoding DUF3696 domain-containing protein, with product MISQIEIKNFKSLKKVSVKTKNLNVLMGLNGMGKSSFIQMLLLLMQSDKLEERVIDLNGILVQIGQGRDALYQYAEEDNIEFGLNFGYDTVENIFTKYLEKNNQRKTPERFAILKEIYSTDDTFDIDTLYDRMKTKNHRVSPATLYNTIELLLNCNLVIKNQSKDNREQYEKAKYPVFNWKFLYQKDKDKLTAEFGYRKTAMEFFRSQTKKFQYISAERIGPQDLYEASSIIVSDKKQLGLLGEYAAYFINVFGSEYNVKEELRHPKATSEKLNAQLNAWLSEIISPGVSLNTKYIPEVNKVILDYQFDLGNSKTNSFRPKNVGFGISYVLPIVLVLLTAEENKIIVIENPESHIHPRGQAELGKLISLAAQTGAQLFIETHSDHILNGIRVAVKENSIDKSDVNIMYFDKVTTDKEQYSSVKHIEIDNNGELSEYPKDFLDEWSNQLLKLI